The Odocoileus virginianus isolate 20LAN1187 ecotype Illinois chromosome 30, Ovbor_1.2, whole genome shotgun sequence genome window below encodes:
- the MFAP2 gene encoding microfibrillar-associated protein 2 isoform X2, with amino-acid sequence MRAASLFLLILPGLLAQGQYDLDPLPPYPDHVQYTHYSDQIDNPDYYDYPEMTPRPPEEQFQFQSQQQVQQEVIPAPTLELGTVETEPTEPGPLDCREEQYPCTRLYSIHKPCKQCLNEVCFYSLRRVYVVNKEICVRTVCAHEELLRADLCRDKFSKCGVLASSGLCQSVAAACARSCGGC; translated from the exons ATGAGAGCTGCCTCCCTCTTCCTGCTCATCCTGCCTG GCCTGCTGGCTCAGGGCCAGTATGATCTGGACCCACTGCCTCCGTACCCAGACCACGTGCAGTACACCCACTACAGCGACCAGATCG ACAATCCGGACTACTATGATTATCCAG AGATGACACCTCGGCCACCCGAGGAGCAGTTCCAGTTCCAGTCCCAGCAGCAAGTCCAGCAGGAAGTCATCCCAGCCCCCACCTTAG AACTGGGGACCGTGGAGACGGAGCCCACGGAGCCAGGGCCTCTAG ACTGCCGCGAGGAGCAGTACCCGTGTACCCGCCTCTACTCCATACACAAGCCGTGCAAGCAGTGTCTGAATGAGGTCTGCTTCTACAG CCTCCGCCGCGTGTATGTCGTCAACAAGGAGATCTGCGTCCGGACAGTCTGCGCCCACGAGGAGCTCCTGCGGG CTGACCTGTGCCGTGACAAGTTCTCCAAGTGCGGCGTGCTGGCCAGCAGCGGCCTGTGCCAGTCTGTGGCGGCCGCCTGTGCCCGGAGCTGCGGGGGCTGCTAG
- the MFAP2 gene encoding microfibrillar-associated protein 2 isoform X1: protein MRAASLFLLILPAGLLAQGQYDLDPLPPYPDHVQYTHYSDQIDNPDYYDYPEMTPRPPEEQFQFQSQQQVQQEVIPAPTLELGTVETEPTEPGPLDCREEQYPCTRLYSIHKPCKQCLNEVCFYSLRRVYVVNKEICVRTVCAHEELLRADLCRDKFSKCGVLASSGLCQSVAAACARSCGGC from the exons ATGAGAGCTGCCTCCCTCTTCCTGCTCATCCTGCCTG CAGGCCTGCTGGCTCAGGGCCAGTATGATCTGGACCCACTGCCTCCGTACCCAGACCACGTGCAGTACACCCACTACAGCGACCAGATCG ACAATCCGGACTACTATGATTATCCAG AGATGACACCTCGGCCACCCGAGGAGCAGTTCCAGTTCCAGTCCCAGCAGCAAGTCCAGCAGGAAGTCATCCCAGCCCCCACCTTAG AACTGGGGACCGTGGAGACGGAGCCCACGGAGCCAGGGCCTCTAG ACTGCCGCGAGGAGCAGTACCCGTGTACCCGCCTCTACTCCATACACAAGCCGTGCAAGCAGTGTCTGAATGAGGTCTGCTTCTACAG CCTCCGCCGCGTGTATGTCGTCAACAAGGAGATCTGCGTCCGGACAGTCTGCGCCCACGAGGAGCTCCTGCGGG CTGACCTGTGCCGTGACAAGTTCTCCAAGTGCGGCGTGCTGGCCAGCAGCGGCCTGTGCCAGTCTGTGGCGGCCGCCTGTGCCCGGAGCTGCGGGGGCTGCTAG